One part of the Arabidopsis thaliana chromosome 1 sequence genome encodes these proteins:
- a CDS encoding hypothetical protein (DUF220) (Domain of unknown function (DUF220); CONTAINS InterPro DOMAIN/s: Protein of unknown function DUF220 (InterPro:IPR003863); BEST Arabidopsis thaliana protein match is: Domain of unknown function DUF220 (TAIR:AT1G23600.2); Has 82 Blast hits to 71 proteins in 2 species: Archae - 0; Bacteria - 0; Metazoa - 0; Fungi - 0; Plants - 82; Viruses - 0; Other Eukaryotes - 0 (source: NCBI BLink).), translating into MNKYFPLAKYKKEKMMFMKLLEGCYKVERLYIYSKRLCKQMEPKSQEEYNIARKQIKKTFDEGWTEADCGGRESCILEIPFVFWSSPNKSNCRRQPKRSYGKKLLYIPLNDLKDDIPYPNSSSEAGKVWKPQ; encoded by the exons atgaataaatattttccaTTG GcaaaatataagaaagagaagatgatgttcATGAAGTTGTTGGAGGGTTGCTATAAAGTGGAGCGACTATACATATATTCAAAACGTTTGTGCAAGCAAATGGAGCCGAAGAGTCAAGAAGAATACAATATTGCAA GAaagcaaatcaagaaaacttTTGATGAAGGATGGACCGAGGCGGATTGCGGAGGTAGAGAAAGTTGTATCCTGGAaattccttttgttttctggaGCTCTCCCAACAAGTCTAATTGTCGAAGACAACCAAAAAGATCTTACGGTAAGAAACTTCTCTATATCCCTCTTAATGATTTAAAAGATGATATCCCATATCcgaattcttcttctgaagCTGGAAAGGTATGGAAACCTCAATGA
- a CDS encoding hypothetical protein (Domain of unknown function DUF220) (Domain of unknown function DUF220; CONTAINS InterPro DOMAIN/s: Protein of unknown function DUF220 (InterPro:IPR003863); BEST Arabidopsis thaliana protein match is: unknown protein (TAIR:AT1G23640.1); Has 149 Blast hits to 134 proteins in 12 species: Archae - 0; Bacteria - 0; Metazoa - 0; Fungi - 0; Plants - 149; Viruses - 0; Other Eukaryotes - 0 (source: NCBI BLink).) has translation MSVLPGFGSWINQNVEEPPEAESKSPKSEAVWAVDTKYYDLDEVRREGEIWRAAEEKHPWYDAPAKVKVTTKNGLCHMNIEFKLGLPPEGVYEMFTNPNNYPVFKKDKAGRQRLENKSRKVLKKNGPRQTTEMEKDLYWNFLFISRAIPIHLVIDENHKNLTAKYRTKNMMFLKVLEGSWKVVPDFVDQERLCKSRLPKSREEYKRCSGGQGKVGSKVTMEQIFKPSPLLNLPPVSWIIRGITIKTTKILLEDIRKAGTTLRTV, from the exons ATGAGTGTGCTTCCTGGATTTGGTAGCTGGATCAATCAGAATGTTGAAGAGCCTCCTGAG GCCGAGTCCAAAAGCCCTAAATCTGAAGCTGTGTGGGCGGTAGATACTAAATATTACGACTTAGATGAAGTgaggagagaaggagaaattTGGAGAGCTGCAGAGGAAAAGCATCCATGGTATGATGCTCCTGCTAAGGTGAAG gtgacaacaaaaaatggtCTTTGCCATATGAACATAGAATTTAAACTGGGATTACCTCCTGAAGGAGTCTACGAGATGTTCACTAATCCAAACAACTATCCAGTCTTCAAAAAGGACAAGGCCGGGCGCCAACGTCtg gaaaacaaatcaagaaaagttttgaagaaaaatggaCCGAGGCAGACCACGGAGATGGAAAAAGATTTGTACTGGAACTTCCTTTTCATATCCAGAGCAATCCCGATACATCTAGTTATCGATGAAAATCATAAGAATCTCACA GCAAAATATAGGACAAAGAATATGATGTTTTTGAAAGTGTTGGAGGGTAGCTGGAAAGTGGTGCCAGACTTTGTAGATCAGGAACGCTTGTGCAAGTCAAGGTTGCCGAAAAGTCGAGAAGAATACAAAAGATGTAGTGGTGGACAAGGAAAGGTTGGGTCCAAGGTGACCATGGAGCAGATCTTTAAGCCTTCTCCTCTTCTTAATCTGCCACCGGTTTCTTGGATAATCCGTGGGATTACCATCAAAACCACCAAGATTCTGCTCGAAGATATTCGAAAAGCAGGTACCACTTTACGAACAGTTTGA
- a CDS encoding OBP32pep protein, putative (DUF220) (Domain of unknown function (DUF220); CONTAINS InterPro DOMAIN/s: Protein of unknown function DUF220 (InterPro:IPR003863); BEST Arabidopsis thaliana protein match is: Domain of unknown function (DUF220) (TAIR:AT1G23520.1); Has 35333 Blast hits to 34131 proteins in 2444 species: Archae - 798; Bacteria - 22429; Metazoa - 974; Fungi - 991; Plants - 531; Viruses - 0; Other Eukaryotes - 9610 (source: NCBI BLink).), whose protein sequence is MGIFPGLINQNTQQPPEVESKRSRNVKTKSVSETYPENREELKKQLKLWRASDKKSPWYDYPPKVKVTNEKDLYHLNMKFTIGLPPEAVFDILTTYENPSYFTMMKKRQTLEHVSSKVFSDLGPTEKHVRVEKAAPWRFLWWSGSIPVHLTFNESRKDFSTLYMIPKKNVMFMKTFYGKWQIEPWYVDNMRFCKPRLPKNREEYRQCTGGKGLIGSRVTLDQYFQPSSYLNLPPLSWYIRRATVKTTKALIEDLQIQAAVIRSV, encoded by the exons ATGGGTATATTCCCTGGCTTGATCAATCAGAACACACAACAGCCTCCAGAG gtCGAGTCCAAGAGATCTAGGAATGTTAAAACTAAGTCAGTGTCTGAGACTTATCCAGAGAACAGAGAAGAATTAAAGAAGCAATTAAAACTTTGGAGAGCTTCAGATAAGAAATCTCCATGGTATGATTATCCTCCTAAAGTTAAG GTGACAAACGAAAAGGATCTTTACCATTTGAACATGAAATTTACAATAGGATTACCTCCTGAAGCAGTCTTCGATATACTCACTACTTATGAGAACCCATCATACTTCACAATGATGAAAAAGCGCCAAACTCTG GAACACGTATCAAGTAAAGTTTTTAGCGATCTTGGACCGACAGAGAAGCACGTGAGGGTGGAAAAAGCTGCTCCCTGGAGGTTCCTTTGGTGGTCTGGATCTATCCCGGTACATCTAACTTTCAATGAGAGCCGGAAAGATTTCAGC ACACTATATATGATTCCTAAAAAGAACGTGATGTTCATGAAAACGTTCTATGGTAAGTGGCAAATAGAGCCATGGTACGTAGATAACATGCGCTTTTGCAAGCCGAGGCTCCCAAAGAATCGAGAAGAATATAGACAATGTACCGGTGGAAAAGGATTGATTGGCTCGAGAGTGACATTGGACCAGTATTTTCAGCCTTCTTCTTATCTTAACCTGCCACCACTTTCTTGGTACATCCGTAGGGCCACCGTCAAGACCACCAAGGCTCTAATCGAAGATCTTCAAATTCAGGCCGCCGTTATCAGAAGCGTTTGA
- a CDS encoding hypothetical protein (Domain of unknown function DUF220) (Domain of unknown function DUF220; FUNCTIONS IN: molecular_function unknown; INVOLVED IN: biological_process unknown; EXPRESSED IN: petal, leaf whorl, sepal, flower; EXPRESSED DURING: 4 anthesis, petal differentiation and expansion stage; CONTAINS InterPro DOMAIN/s: Protein of unknown function DUF220 (InterPro:IPR003863); BEST Arabidopsis thaliana protein match is: Domain of unknown function DUF220 (TAIR:AT1G23600.1); Has 139 Blast hits to 124 proteins in 10 species: Archae - 0; Bacteria - 0; Metazoa - 0; Fungi - 0; Plants - 139; Viruses - 0; Other Eukaryotes - 0 (source: NCBI BLink).) — translation MSVFRRFVGWINQNLQQQPLKDESKRSENVDSNSATENDTNKRAFYYDKAEAKKQGKLWRAAEKKKPWYDAPPKVKGLCHMHIELTVGLPPEGVYDLFANPNDFPFFRIDNETGRELLENKSRKVLMKDGPRQSARLEKALTWDVLWWCGAFPFTLIVDENQKNFRGRYMKEKMKFMKYFEGKWKIEPLYVDSERLCKDRKPKSREEYKRCSGGEGKVASKVTMDQYFQPYFLLNLPPLSWYIRGITIKTTKNLLILIQNASIMFRDA, via the exons ATGAGTGTATTTCGAAGATTTGTTGGCTGGATCAACCAGAACCTACAACAACAGCCTCTTAAG gaTGAGTCCAAGAGATCTGAGAATGTTGACTCTAATTCAGCGACAGAGAATGATACTAATAAACGGGCATTTTATTATGACAAAGCTGAGGCTAAGAAGCAAGGAAAACTTTGGAGAGctgcagagaagaagaaaccatggTATGATGCTCCTCCTAAGGTCAAG GGTCTTTGCCACATGCACATAGAGTTGACAGTAGGATTGCCTCCGGAAGGGGTCTATGATTTGTTCGCTAATCCGAACGACTTTCCATTCTTCAGGATCGACAACGAGACTGGGCGCGaacttttg gaaaacaaatcaagaaaggTTTTGATGAAAGATGGACCGAGGCAGAGCGCGCGGTTGGAGAAAGCTCTGACCTGGGACGTTCTTTGGTGGTGTGGAGCTTTTCCATTTACTCTAATTGTtgatgaaaaccaaaaaaactttaga GGAAGATatatgaaagagaaaatgaagtttatgaaatattttgaggGTAAATGGAAAATAGAGCCACTATACGTAGATTCAGAACGCTTGTGCAAGGACAGAAAGCCGAAGAGTCGAGAAGAATACAAAAGATGTAGCGGCGGAGAAGGAAAGGTTGCATCGAAAGTGACAATGGACCAATACTTCCAaccttattttcttcttaatctaCCACCACTTTCTTGGTACATTCGTGGGATCACCATCAAAACCACCAAAAATCTGCTCATATTGATTCAAAATGCAAGTATCATGTTCCGAGACGCTTGA
- a CDS encoding uncharacterized protein (unknown protein; Has 1 Blast hits to 1 proteins in 1 species: Archae - 0; Bacteria - 0; Metazoa - 0; Fungi - 0; Plants - 1; Viruses - 0; Other Eukaryotes - 0 (source: NCBI BLink).), whose translation MRGEAFIDHSNSPLHPLKRNGKKERTRS comes from the coding sequence ATGAGGGGAGAGGCATTCATCGATCACAGTAATTCCCCGCTACACCCTCTCAAACGCaatggaaagaaagaaaggacgAGGTCTTGA
- a CDS encoding hypothetical protein (Domain of unknown function DUF220) (Domain of unknown function DUF220; CONTAINS InterPro DOMAIN/s: Protein of unknown function DUF220 (InterPro:IPR003863); BEST Arabidopsis thaliana protein match is: Domain of unknown function DUF220 (TAIR:AT1G23600.1); Has 139 Blast hits to 124 proteins in 10 species: Archae - 0; Bacteria - 0; Metazoa - 0; Fungi - 0; Plants - 139; Viruses - 0; Other Eukaryotes - 0 (source: NCBI BLink).) encodes MSVFRRFVGWINQNLQQQPLKDESKRSENVDSNSATENDTNKRAFYYDKAEAKKQGKLWRAAEKKKPWYDAPPKVKVTTKKGLCHMHIELTVGLPPEGVYDLFANPNDFPFFRIDNETGRELLENKSRKVLMKDGPRQSARLEKALTWDVLWWCGAFPFTLIVDENQKNFRGRYMKEKMKFMKYFEGKWKIEPLYVDSERLCKDRKPKSREEYKRCSGGEGKVASKVTMDQYFQPYFLLNLPPLSWYIRGITIKTTKNLLILIQNASIMFRDA; translated from the exons ATGAGTGTATTTCGAAGATTTGTTGGCTGGATCAACCAGAACCTACAACAACAGCCTCTTAAG gaTGAGTCCAAGAGATCTGAGAATGTTGACTCTAATTCAGCGACAGAGAATGATACTAATAAACGGGCATTTTATTATGACAAAGCTGAGGCTAAGAAGCAAGGAAAACTTTGGAGAGctgcagagaagaagaaaccatggTATGATGCTCCTCCTAAGGTCAAG GTGACAACAAAAAAGGGTCTTTGCCACATGCACATAGAGTTGACAGTAGGATTGCCTCCGGAAGGGGTCTATGATTTGTTCGCTAATCCGAACGACTTTCCATTCTTCAGGATCGACAACGAGACTGGGCGCGaacttttg gaaaacaaatcaagaaaggTTTTGATGAAAGATGGACCGAGGCAGAGCGCGCGGTTGGAGAAAGCTCTGACCTGGGACGTTCTTTGGTGGTGTGGAGCTTTTCCATTTACTCTAATTGTtgatgaaaaccaaaaaaactttaga GGAAGATatatgaaagagaaaatgaagtttatgaaatattttgaggGTAAATGGAAAATAGAGCCACTATACGTAGATTCAGAACGCTTGTGCAAGGACAGAAAGCCGAAGAGTCGAGAAGAATACAAAAGATGTAGCGGCGGAGAAGGAAAGGTTGCATCGAAAGTGACAATGGACCAATACTTCCAaccttattttcttcttaatctaCCACCACTTTCTTGGTACATTCGTGGGATCACCATCAAAACCACCAAAAATCTGCTCATATTGATTCAAAATGCAAGTATCATGTTCCGAGACGCTTGA
- a CDS encoding hypothetical protein (Domain of unknown function DUF220) (Domain of unknown function DUF220; FUNCTIONS IN: molecular_function unknown; INVOLVED IN: biological_process unknown; EXPRESSED IN: petal, leaf whorl, sepal, flower; EXPRESSED DURING: 4 anthesis, petal differentiation and expansion stage; CONTAINS InterPro DOMAIN/s: Protein of unknown function DUF220 (InterPro:IPR003863); BEST Arabidopsis thaliana protein match is: Domain of unknown function DUF220 (TAIR:AT1G23600.1).): MSVFRRFVGWINQNLQQQPLKDESKRSENVDSNSATENDTNKRAFYYDKAEAKKQGKLWRAAEKKKPWYDAPPKVKVTTKKGLCHMHIELTVGLPPEGVYDLFANPNDFPFFRIDNETGRELLGRYMKEKMKFMKYFEGKWKIEPLYVDSERLCKDRKPKSREEYKRCSGGEGKVASKVTMDQYFQPYFLLNLPPLSWYIRGITIKTTKNLLILIQNASIMFRDA, translated from the exons ATGAGTGTATTTCGAAGATTTGTTGGCTGGATCAACCAGAACCTACAACAACAGCCTCTTAAG gaTGAGTCCAAGAGATCTGAGAATGTTGACTCTAATTCAGCGACAGAGAATGATACTAATAAACGGGCATTTTATTATGACAAAGCTGAGGCTAAGAAGCAAGGAAAACTTTGGAGAGctgcagagaagaagaaaccatggTATGATGCTCCTCCTAAGGTCAAG GTGACAACAAAAAAGGGTCTTTGCCACATGCACATAGAGTTGACAGTAGGATTGCCTCCGGAAGGGGTCTATGATTTGTTCGCTAATCCGAACGACTTTCCATTCTTCAGGATCGACAACGAGACTGGGCGCGaacttttg GGAAGATatatgaaagagaaaatgaagtttatgaaatattttgaggGTAAATGGAAAATAGAGCCACTATACGTAGATTCAGAACGCTTGTGCAAGGACAGAAAGCCGAAGAGTCGAGAAGAATACAAAAGATGTAGCGGCGGAGAAGGAAAGGTTGCATCGAAAGTGACAATGGACCAATACTTCCAaccttattttcttcttaatctaCCACCACTTTCTTGGTACATTCGTGGGATCACCATCAAAACCACCAAAAATCTGCTCATATTGATTCAAAATGCAAGTATCATGTTCCGAGACGCTTGA
- a CDS encoding OBP32pep protein, putative (DUF220) (Domain of unknown function (DUF220); CONTAINS InterPro DOMAIN/s: Protein of unknown function DUF220 (InterPro:IPR003863); BEST Arabidopsis thaliana protein match is: Domain of unknown function DUF220 (TAIR:AT1G23600.2); Has 138 Blast hits to 122 proteins in 10 species: Archae - 0; Bacteria - 0; Metazoa - 0; Fungi - 0; Plants - 138; Viruses - 0; Other Eukaryotes - 0 (source: NCBI BLink).), with translation MGIFPGLINQNTQQPPEVESKRSRNVKTKSVSETYPENREELKKQLKLWRASDKKSPWYDYPPKVKEHVSSKVFSDLGPTEKHVRVEKAAPWRFLWWSGSIPVHLTFNESRKDFSTLYMIPKKNVMFMKTFYGKWQIEPWYVDNMRFCKPRLPKNREEYRQCTGGKGLIGSRVTLDQYFQPSSYLNLPPLSWYIRRATVKTTKALIEDLQIQAAVIRSV, from the exons ATGGGTATATTCCCTGGCTTGATCAATCAGAACACACAACAGCCTCCAGAG gtCGAGTCCAAGAGATCTAGGAATGTTAAAACTAAGTCAGTGTCTGAGACTTATCCAGAGAACAGAGAAGAATTAAAGAAGCAATTAAAACTTTGGAGAGCTTCAGATAAGAAATCTCCATGGTATGATTATCCTCCTAAAGTTAAG GAACACGTATCAAGTAAAGTTTTTAGCGATCTTGGACCGACAGAGAAGCACGTGAGGGTGGAAAAAGCTGCTCCCTGGAGGTTCCTTTGGTGGTCTGGATCTATCCCGGTACATCTAACTTTCAATGAGAGCCGGAAAGATTTCAGC ACACTATATATGATTCCTAAAAAGAACGTGATGTTCATGAAAACGTTCTATGGTAAGTGGCAAATAGAGCCATGGTACGTAGATAACATGCGCTTTTGCAAGCCGAGGCTCCCAAAGAATCGAGAAGAATATAGACAATGTACCGGTGGAAAAGGATTGATTGGCTCGAGAGTGACATTGGACCAGTATTTTCAGCCTTCTTCTTATCTTAACCTGCCACCACTTTCTTGGTACATCCGTAGGGCCACCGTCAAGACCACCAAGGCTCTAATCGAAGATCTTCAAATTCAGGCCGCCGTTATCAGAAGCGTTTGA